From Desmodus rotundus isolate HL8 chromosome 12, HLdesRot8A.1, whole genome shotgun sequence, one genomic window encodes:
- the PARD6A gene encoding partitioning defective 6 homolog alpha isoform X3 → MAKPRRTPARSPDSIVEFDAEFRRFALPRASVSGFQEFSRLLRAVHQIPGLDVLLGYTDAHGDLLPLTNDDSLHRALASVPPPLRLLVQKRAEADSSSLVFASNSLQRRKKGLLLRPVAPLRTRPPLLISLPQDFRQVSSVIDVDLLPETHRRVRLHKHGSDRPLGFYIRDGMSVRVAPQGLERVPGIFISRLVRGGLAESTGLLAVSDEILEVNGIEVAGKTLDQVTDMMVANSHNLIVTVKPANQRNNVVRGASGHLGGPPSAGLGAAEPDSDDDSSDLATGNRQPPWSNGLSQGLPCWDLHADRLLPSACSSLPSLDDQEQASSGWGSSTRGDGSGFSL, encoded by the exons ATGGCAAAGCCACGGAGAACGCCCGCGCGCAGTCCCGACAGCATCGTTGAG tTTGACGCCGAATTCCGACGCTTTGCGCTGCCCCGCGCTTCCGTGAGCGGCTTCCAAGAGTTCTCGAGGTTACTGCGTGCGGTGCATCAGATCCCGGGCCTGGATGTGCTGCTTGGCTATACAGATGCTCACGGCGACCTACTGCCCCTTACCAACGACGACAGCCTAcacagggccctggccagtgtgccaCCGCCGCTGCGCCTGCTAGTGCAGAAGCGAG CAGAAGCTGACTCCAGCAGCCTGGTCTTTGCCTCCAACTCTCTGCAGAGGCGTAAGAAAGGTCTTCTACTTCGGCCAGTGGCACCTCTGCGCACCCGGCCACCCCTCCTAATCAGCCTGCCCCAAGATTTCCGCCAGGTTTCTTCAGTCATAGACGTGGATCTACTGCCTGAGACCCACCGACGGGTGCGGCTGCACAAGCATGGTTCTGACCGTCCCCTGGGTTTCTACATCCGAGATGGCATGAGCGTGCGTGTAGCTCCTCAGGGCCTGGAACGGGTCCCGGGCATCTTCATCTCTCGCCTAGTACGAGGGGGCCTGGCTGAGAGTACAGGGCTGCTGGCAGTCAGTGATGAAATCCTCGAAGTCAATGGCATTGAGGTGGCTGGGAAGACCTTGGACCAAGTGACAGACATGATGGTCGCCAACAGCCACAACCTCATTGTCACTGTCAAGCCAGCCAATCAGCGCAATAACGTGGTGCGCGGGGCATCTGGGCATCTGGGGGGgcctccctctgctgggcttggggctgccGAGCCTGACAGTGATGATGACAGTAGTGACCTGGCCACTGGGAACCGCCAGCCTCCCTGGTCCAATGGGCTGTCTCAGGGGCTTCCATGCTGGGACCTGCACGCAGATCGCCTCCTTCCCAGTGCCTGCAGCTCTCTGCCATCCCTAGATGATCAGGAGCAAGCCAGCTCTGGCTGGGGAAGTAGCACACGAGGAGATGGCAGTGGCTTCAGCCTATGA
- the PARD6A gene encoding partitioning defective 6 homolog alpha isoform X1: MAKPRRTPARSPDSIVEVKSKFDAEFRRFALPRASVSGFQEFSRLLRAVHQIPGLDVLLGYTDAHGDLLPLTNDDSLHRALASVPPPLRLLVQKRAEADSSSLVFASNSLQRRKKGLLLRPVAPLRTRPPLLISLPQDFRQVSSVIDVDLLPETHRRVRLHKHGSDRPLGFYIRDGMSVRVAPQGLERVPGIFISRLVRGGLAESTGLLAVSDEILEVNGIEVAGKTLDQVTDMMVANSHNLIVTVKPANQRNNVVRGASGHLGGPPSAGLGAAEPDSDDDSSDLATGNRQPPWSNGLSQGLPCWDLHADRLLPSACSSLPSLDDQEQASSGWGSSTRGDGSGFSL; the protein is encoded by the exons ATGGCAAAGCCACGGAGAACGCCCGCGCGCAGTCCCGACAGCATCGTTGAGGTGAAGAGCAAA tTTGACGCCGAATTCCGACGCTTTGCGCTGCCCCGCGCTTCCGTGAGCGGCTTCCAAGAGTTCTCGAGGTTACTGCGTGCGGTGCATCAGATCCCGGGCCTGGATGTGCTGCTTGGCTATACAGATGCTCACGGCGACCTACTGCCCCTTACCAACGACGACAGCCTAcacagggccctggccagtgtgccaCCGCCGCTGCGCCTGCTAGTGCAGAAGCGAG CAGAAGCTGACTCCAGCAGCCTGGTCTTTGCCTCCAACTCTCTGCAGAGGCGTAAGAAAGGTCTTCTACTTCGGCCAGTGGCACCTCTGCGCACCCGGCCACCCCTCCTAATCAGCCTGCCCCAAGATTTCCGCCAGGTTTCTTCAGTCATAGACGTGGATCTACTGCCTGAGACCCACCGACGGGTGCGGCTGCACAAGCATGGTTCTGACCGTCCCCTGGGTTTCTACATCCGAGATGGCATGAGCGTGCGTGTAGCTCCTCAGGGCCTGGAACGGGTCCCGGGCATCTTCATCTCTCGCCTAGTACGAGGGGGCCTGGCTGAGAGTACAGGGCTGCTGGCAGTCAGTGATGAAATCCTCGAAGTCAATGGCATTGAGGTGGCTGGGAAGACCTTGGACCAAGTGACAGACATGATGGTCGCCAACAGCCACAACCTCATTGTCACTGTCAAGCCAGCCAATCAGCGCAATAACGTGGTGCGCGGGGCATCTGGGCATCTGGGGGGgcctccctctgctgggcttggggctgccGAGCCTGACAGTGATGATGACAGTAGTGACCTGGCCACTGGGAACCGCCAGCCTCCCTGGTCCAATGGGCTGTCTCAGGGGCTTCCATGCTGGGACCTGCACGCAGATCGCCTCCTTCCCAGTGCCTGCAGCTCTCTGCCATCCCTAGATGATCAGGAGCAAGCCAGCTCTGGCTGGGGAAGTAGCACACGAGGAGATGGCAGTGGCTTCAGCCTATGA
- the ACD gene encoding adrenocortical dysplasia protein homolog isoform X1, producing the protein MAGLRSVVLRPWIRDLVLGPERLSSPRVGQLLQVLQEAEAPGPSHAPDTSDVGASLLVSDGTHSVRCLMTQEVLNASDWEEKEFGFREAEGRLLLLQDCEVRIQVAEGGTPTEFYLQVRRFSLMPTEQPRDWVTSCNQDPDVQRKLKDYLEEHLSESTSSNAGLSLSQLLDEVQEEQEHQGALVRLAESCLMLSGPCTTPPLTRWATSSHLATGEAVYTVPSQWLHISENDQRILNSLGAGQRTQGPELPPPDPVLQDLSLILTSSSSSLSSSGTPALPGHMSSEESGASVSLLPALSLAAPDTGQKASSQPPAAICSAPGPQPPSSPHPSHISNSPLLSSTISLSHLGHIPSPHQAHVTRPQKSKIEFKELGLSPKNQQHSPRKSTTEGVLESSPVWGPPKKHRDGSAFQYEYDPPCTSLCAQVQAARLPSQLLAWALHFLMEPQPEPEHT; encoded by the exons ATGGCAGGCTTGAGGAGCGTGGTCCTTCGGCCCTGGATTCGAGATCTGGTCCTGGGGCCAGAGAGACTCTCAAGTCCACGGGTGGGGCAGCTGCTCCAG GTGCTGCAGGAGGCCGAGGCCCCGGGCCCGTCCCACGCCCCTGACACGTCTGATGTCGGGGCCTCGCTGCTTGTGTCGGATGGGACCCACAGTGTCCGATGCCTGATGACGCAGGAAGTCCTGAACGCCTCGGACTG ggaagagaaggaatttGGTTTCCGAGAGGCTGAAGGCCGACTACTGCTGCTGCAAGACTGCGAGGTCCGAATCCAAGTGGCCGAGGGTGGCACG CCCACAGAGTTCTACCTCCAGGTGCGTCGCTTCAGCCTAATGCCCACAGAGCAGCCCCGGGATTGGGTGACTAGTTG CAACCAGGACCCAGACGTGCAGAGAAAGCTCAAAGACTACCTGGA GGAGCACCTTTCAGAGTCCACCTCCTCCAATGCAG GCCTTTCACTGTCCCAACTTCTGGATGAGGTGCAGGAGGAACAGGAGCATCAAGGGGCACTAGTGCGCCTGGCCGAGAGCTGTCTGATGCTGTCAGGCCCTTGCACAACGCCCCCACTCACCCGCTGGGCCACCTCCAGCCACTTGGCCACG GGAGAAGCTGTATACACTGTCCCCAGCCAATGGCTGCACATCTCTGAGAATGACCAGCGAATTCTGAACTCTCTGGGCGCAGGTCAGAGGACACAGG GCCCTGAGCTGCCCCCACCAGACCCCGTCCTTCAGGATCTGTCGCTGATCCTGACCTCGTCGTCTTCCTCACTCAGTTCGTCAG gaacCCCTGCCTTACCCGGCCATATGTCGTCAGAGGAAAGTGGTGCCAGTGTCAGCCTTTTGCCTGCCCTGTCCTTGGCTGCTCCAGACACAGGGCAGAAggccagctcccagcccccagcagccatCTGCTCAGCCCCTGGCCCCCAACCCCCTAGTTCCCCACACCCAAGCCACATATCCAACTCCCCACTCTTGAGTTCTACCATAAGTCTGTCACATCTTGGTCACATCCCCAGTCCACATCAGGCCCATGTGACCAGGCCCCAGAAGTCTAAAATAGAGTTCAAGGAGCTAGGGTTGTCCCCCAAGAACCAGCAGCATTCTCCAAGGAAAAGCACCACCGAGGGAGTCCTGGAGTCCAGTCCTGTCTGG GGTCCCCCAAAGAAGCACCGTGATGGTTCTGCCTTCCAGTATGAGTACGACCCACCCTGCACTTCCCTCTGTGCCCAGGTCCAGGCTGCCAG GCTCCCTTCGCAGCTCCTGGCCTGGGCCTTGCACTTTCTGATGGAGCCACAGCCAGAACCTGAGCACACCTAg
- the PARD6A gene encoding partitioning defective 6 homolog alpha isoform X2 — MAKPRRTPARSPDSIVEVKSKFDAEFRRFALPRASVSGFQEFSRLLRAVHQIPGLDVLLGYTDAHGDLLPLTNDDSLHRALASVPPPLRLLVQKREADSSSLVFASNSLQRRKKGLLLRPVAPLRTRPPLLISLPQDFRQVSSVIDVDLLPETHRRVRLHKHGSDRPLGFYIRDGMSVRVAPQGLERVPGIFISRLVRGGLAESTGLLAVSDEILEVNGIEVAGKTLDQVTDMMVANSHNLIVTVKPANQRNNVVRGASGHLGGPPSAGLGAAEPDSDDDSSDLATGNRQPPWSNGLSQGLPCWDLHADRLLPSACSSLPSLDDQEQASSGWGSSTRGDGSGFSL; from the exons ATGGCAAAGCCACGGAGAACGCCCGCGCGCAGTCCCGACAGCATCGTTGAGGTGAAGAGCAAA tTTGACGCCGAATTCCGACGCTTTGCGCTGCCCCGCGCTTCCGTGAGCGGCTTCCAAGAGTTCTCGAGGTTACTGCGTGCGGTGCATCAGATCCCGGGCCTGGATGTGCTGCTTGGCTATACAGATGCTCACGGCGACCTACTGCCCCTTACCAACGACGACAGCCTAcacagggccctggccagtgtgccaCCGCCGCTGCGCCTGCTAGTGCAGAAGCGAG AAGCTGACTCCAGCAGCCTGGTCTTTGCCTCCAACTCTCTGCAGAGGCGTAAGAAAGGTCTTCTACTTCGGCCAGTGGCACCTCTGCGCACCCGGCCACCCCTCCTAATCAGCCTGCCCCAAGATTTCCGCCAGGTTTCTTCAGTCATAGACGTGGATCTACTGCCTGAGACCCACCGACGGGTGCGGCTGCACAAGCATGGTTCTGACCGTCCCCTGGGTTTCTACATCCGAGATGGCATGAGCGTGCGTGTAGCTCCTCAGGGCCTGGAACGGGTCCCGGGCATCTTCATCTCTCGCCTAGTACGAGGGGGCCTGGCTGAGAGTACAGGGCTGCTGGCAGTCAGTGATGAAATCCTCGAAGTCAATGGCATTGAGGTGGCTGGGAAGACCTTGGACCAAGTGACAGACATGATGGTCGCCAACAGCCACAACCTCATTGTCACTGTCAAGCCAGCCAATCAGCGCAATAACGTGGTGCGCGGGGCATCTGGGCATCTGGGGGGgcctccctctgctgggcttggggctgccGAGCCTGACAGTGATGATGACAGTAGTGACCTGGCCACTGGGAACCGCCAGCCTCCCTGGTCCAATGGGCTGTCTCAGGGGCTTCCATGCTGGGACCTGCACGCAGATCGCCTCCTTCCCAGTGCCTGCAGCTCTCTGCCATCCCTAGATGATCAGGAGCAAGCCAGCTCTGGCTGGGGAAGTAGCACACGAGGAGATGGCAGTGGCTTCAGCCTATGA
- the ACD gene encoding adrenocortical dysplasia protein homolog isoform X2 produces MAGLRSVVLRPWIRDLVLGPERLSSPRVGQLLQVLQEAEAPGPSHAPDTSDVGASLLVSDGTHSVRCLMTQEVLNASDWEEKEFGFREAEGRLLLLQDCEVRIQVAEGGTPTEFYLQVRRFSLMPTEQPRDWVTSCNQDPDVQRKLKDYLEEHLSESTSSNAGLSLSQLLDEVQEEQEHQGALVRLAESCLMLSGPCTTPPLTRWATSSHLATGEAVYTVPSQWLHISENDQRILNSLGAGQRTQGPELPPPDPVLQDLSLILTSSSSSLSSSGTPALPGHMSSEESGASVSLLPALSLAAPDTGQKASSQPPAAICSAPGPQPPSSPHPSHISNSPLLSSTISLSHLGHIPSPHQAHVTRPQKSKIEFKELGLSPKNQQHSPRKSTTEGVLESSPVWHRDGSAFQYEYDPPCTSLCAQVQAARLPSQLLAWALHFLMEPQPEPEHT; encoded by the exons ATGGCAGGCTTGAGGAGCGTGGTCCTTCGGCCCTGGATTCGAGATCTGGTCCTGGGGCCAGAGAGACTCTCAAGTCCACGGGTGGGGCAGCTGCTCCAG GTGCTGCAGGAGGCCGAGGCCCCGGGCCCGTCCCACGCCCCTGACACGTCTGATGTCGGGGCCTCGCTGCTTGTGTCGGATGGGACCCACAGTGTCCGATGCCTGATGACGCAGGAAGTCCTGAACGCCTCGGACTG ggaagagaaggaatttGGTTTCCGAGAGGCTGAAGGCCGACTACTGCTGCTGCAAGACTGCGAGGTCCGAATCCAAGTGGCCGAGGGTGGCACG CCCACAGAGTTCTACCTCCAGGTGCGTCGCTTCAGCCTAATGCCCACAGAGCAGCCCCGGGATTGGGTGACTAGTTG CAACCAGGACCCAGACGTGCAGAGAAAGCTCAAAGACTACCTGGA GGAGCACCTTTCAGAGTCCACCTCCTCCAATGCAG GCCTTTCACTGTCCCAACTTCTGGATGAGGTGCAGGAGGAACAGGAGCATCAAGGGGCACTAGTGCGCCTGGCCGAGAGCTGTCTGATGCTGTCAGGCCCTTGCACAACGCCCCCACTCACCCGCTGGGCCACCTCCAGCCACTTGGCCACG GGAGAAGCTGTATACACTGTCCCCAGCCAATGGCTGCACATCTCTGAGAATGACCAGCGAATTCTGAACTCTCTGGGCGCAGGTCAGAGGACACAGG GCCCTGAGCTGCCCCCACCAGACCCCGTCCTTCAGGATCTGTCGCTGATCCTGACCTCGTCGTCTTCCTCACTCAGTTCGTCAG gaacCCCTGCCTTACCCGGCCATATGTCGTCAGAGGAAAGTGGTGCCAGTGTCAGCCTTTTGCCTGCCCTGTCCTTGGCTGCTCCAGACACAGGGCAGAAggccagctcccagcccccagcagccatCTGCTCAGCCCCTGGCCCCCAACCCCCTAGTTCCCCACACCCAAGCCACATATCCAACTCCCCACTCTTGAGTTCTACCATAAGTCTGTCACATCTTGGTCACATCCCCAGTCCACATCAGGCCCATGTGACCAGGCCCCAGAAGTCTAAAATAGAGTTCAAGGAGCTAGGGTTGTCCCCCAAGAACCAGCAGCATTCTCCAAGGAAAAGCACCACCGAGGGAGTCCTGGAGTCCAGTCCTGTCTGG CACCGTGATGGTTCTGCCTTCCAGTATGAGTACGACCCACCCTGCACTTCCCTCTGTGCCCAGGTCCAGGCTGCCAG GCTCCCTTCGCAGCTCCTGGCCTGGGCCTTGCACTTTCTGATGGAGCCACAGCCAGAACCTGAGCACACCTAg
- the ACD gene encoding adrenocortical dysplasia protein homolog isoform X3: MAGLRSVVLRPWIRDLVLGPERLSSPRVGQLLQVLQEAEAPGPSHAPDTSDVGASLLVSDGTHSVRCLMTQEVLNASDWEEKEFGFREAEGRLLLLQDCEVRIQVAEGGTPTEFYLQVRRFSLMPTEQPRDWVTSCNQDPDVQRKLKDYLEEHLSESTSSNAGLSLSQLLDEVQEEQEHQGALVRLAESCLMLSGPCTTPPLTRWATSSHLATGEAVYTVPSQWLHISENDQRILNSLGAGPELPPPDPVLQDLSLILTSSSSSLSSSGTPALPGHMSSEESGASVSLLPALSLAAPDTGQKASSQPPAAICSAPGPQPPSSPHPSHISNSPLLSSTISLSHLGHIPSPHQAHVTRPQKSKIEFKELGLSPKNQQHSPRKSTTEGVLESSPVWGPPKKHRDGSAFQYEYDPPCTSLCAQVQAARLPSQLLAWALHFLMEPQPEPEHT; encoded by the exons ATGGCAGGCTTGAGGAGCGTGGTCCTTCGGCCCTGGATTCGAGATCTGGTCCTGGGGCCAGAGAGACTCTCAAGTCCACGGGTGGGGCAGCTGCTCCAG GTGCTGCAGGAGGCCGAGGCCCCGGGCCCGTCCCACGCCCCTGACACGTCTGATGTCGGGGCCTCGCTGCTTGTGTCGGATGGGACCCACAGTGTCCGATGCCTGATGACGCAGGAAGTCCTGAACGCCTCGGACTG ggaagagaaggaatttGGTTTCCGAGAGGCTGAAGGCCGACTACTGCTGCTGCAAGACTGCGAGGTCCGAATCCAAGTGGCCGAGGGTGGCACG CCCACAGAGTTCTACCTCCAGGTGCGTCGCTTCAGCCTAATGCCCACAGAGCAGCCCCGGGATTGGGTGACTAGTTG CAACCAGGACCCAGACGTGCAGAGAAAGCTCAAAGACTACCTGGA GGAGCACCTTTCAGAGTCCACCTCCTCCAATGCAG GCCTTTCACTGTCCCAACTTCTGGATGAGGTGCAGGAGGAACAGGAGCATCAAGGGGCACTAGTGCGCCTGGCCGAGAGCTGTCTGATGCTGTCAGGCCCTTGCACAACGCCCCCACTCACCCGCTGGGCCACCTCCAGCCACTTGGCCACG GGAGAAGCTGTATACACTGTCCCCAGCCAATGGCTGCACATCTCTGAGAATGACCAGCGAATTCTGAACTCTCTGGGCGCAG GCCCTGAGCTGCCCCCACCAGACCCCGTCCTTCAGGATCTGTCGCTGATCCTGACCTCGTCGTCTTCCTCACTCAGTTCGTCAG gaacCCCTGCCTTACCCGGCCATATGTCGTCAGAGGAAAGTGGTGCCAGTGTCAGCCTTTTGCCTGCCCTGTCCTTGGCTGCTCCAGACACAGGGCAGAAggccagctcccagcccccagcagccatCTGCTCAGCCCCTGGCCCCCAACCCCCTAGTTCCCCACACCCAAGCCACATATCCAACTCCCCACTCTTGAGTTCTACCATAAGTCTGTCACATCTTGGTCACATCCCCAGTCCACATCAGGCCCATGTGACCAGGCCCCAGAAGTCTAAAATAGAGTTCAAGGAGCTAGGGTTGTCCCCCAAGAACCAGCAGCATTCTCCAAGGAAAAGCACCACCGAGGGAGTCCTGGAGTCCAGTCCTGTCTGG GGTCCCCCAAAGAAGCACCGTGATGGTTCTGCCTTCCAGTATGAGTACGACCCACCCTGCACTTCCCTCTGTGCCCAGGTCCAGGCTGCCAG GCTCCCTTCGCAGCTCCTGGCCTGGGCCTTGCACTTTCTGATGGAGCCACAGCCAGAACCTGAGCACACCTAg